The bacterium genome includes a window with the following:
- a CDS encoding HU family DNA-binding protein, whose protein sequence is MTKADLVNAVAEIGLTKKKAAEAVEAVLNGIKDALADGDKVQLIGFGSFSVKKRSAREGRNPRTGAPLKIAAKKVPVFKAGEALKSAV, encoded by the coding sequence ATGACGAAAGCAGATCTCGTCAATGCGGTAGCAGAAATAGGTCTAACCAAGAAAAAAGCCGCAGAGGCTGTTGAGGCTGTCTTAAATGGAATTAAAGACGCTTTAGCAGACGGAGATAAGGTGCAGTTGATTGGATTTGGGAGCTTCTCAGTTAAAAAGCGTTCTGCAAGAGAAGGTAGAAATCCACGCACTGGTGCTCCACTTAAGATTGCGGCAAAGAAAGTGCCAGTTTTCAAGGCTGGTGAAGCTTTAAAGAGCGCTGTTTAA